In Leisingera sp. NJS204, the DNA window TCACCGGGCCGGAAAGCGAGAAGTTCAAGGTTGCGGCCTTCAACAGTTTCACCATCGCAATCATCGCTGCCACTGCCAGCACAACAATTGCGACCCTGGCGGCGACTGCGATGGTCCGCGGCGGCAACTTCAAGCTGCGCACGGTGTCTTTCGGGCTGATTTCACTGCCTTTGATGGTGCCGGAGATCGTGACAGCGGTTGCCACGCTGATCTTCTTCAACGCGATCGGCTTCACCCGCGGCTACATGACCATTCTGGTCGCCCATATCGCTTTCTGCATTCCCTTTGCCTATCTGCCGATCTCGGCCCGGATGCAGGGGATCGAGGACAGCTTTGAACAGGCGGCGATGGACCTTTATGCGACCAAGCGGCAGGCCTTCACCAAGATCCTGATGCCGCTGATGGCACCGGGCATCGTCTCCGGCTTCCTCTTGGCCTTCATCGTCTCGCTCGACGACTTCATTATCACCAACTTCGTCAAGGGCGCGGGTGTCGAGACCCTGCCAACCGCGATCTTCGGCTCGGTCAAGCAGGGCATCAAACCCAACATCATGGCGATCTCGACCATGCTGCTGAGCGTCTCAATCGTAATGGTCACCATCAGCTACTTCGTCAGCAAATCCGACAATACAAAATGATCCAACTTGGAGGGAAACACATGAAAAACCTGCTGAAAACCAGCGCCGCAGCTCTTGCTCTGAGTGTTGCAGCCAACGCCGCCGCCGCCGAGGGCAAACTGGTCCTCTATCATTGGTTCGAATACATGCCGCAGGAGGTGCTCGACAAGTTCACCGCCGAGACCGGCATCGAGGTGACAATGGACACCTACGATTCCAATGAATCCATGCTGGCGACGCTGAAGGCCGGCGGCATGGGCACCTATGACTTGGCAGTGCCGGGCGACTACATGGTCAGCATCATGGCGGGCGAGGGCCTTTTGGACACCATTGCCGATGGCGAACTGGCAAACAAAGGCAACATCGTGCCGGAATGGGCCGACCCCAGCTTTGACCCGGGCCGCGCTTCCTCGATCCCCTACCAGTGGGGCTCCACCTCCTTTGCGGTGAACCGCGACGCCTACAGCGGCGACATCCAGACCACTGCCATTCTATTTGAGCCCCCGGCAGAGCTGTCGGGCAAGATCAACATGCTGGACAGCCAGGGGGAGGTGATGGCGATGGCCTCGCTGCATCTGGGCATTCCGCAATGCTCCACCGACCGCGAGCAGCTGAAAGCGCTGAATACCATGCTGCAGGACGCCAAGCAGCATTGGGCATCCTTCAACTCGGATACTGCCAAGGAAGTGCTGGTGTCAGGGGATGCGGCTGTCGGGCAGATCTACGATGGTTTTGCCGCCAAGGCGCGTGAGGAAGGCGCCAATGTGGAATACGCCTATCCGACCCAGGGCTATGTTGCCTGGATGGACAATGTGGTGCTGCTGAAGGATGCGCCCAACAGGGATAATGCGCTGAAGTTCATGGACTTCTTGCTGGAACCTGAAAACATCGCAGCAGTCACCAACTACGCGCAATACAATGCCGGGGTGACCGGCGTCGCGGAGCACCTTGATCCGGCACTGGCTGCCCAGCCGGAAAAGAACCCTCATGCTGATGCGGGCGATGGGGTTTTCATCGAGGTCTGCAATCAGGAGACACAGGCTGTCTATGACCAGATTTGGACCAACCTTAAGAAGTAAGAACCTTACCTGATTTCCCCACAGGGCAAGCTGTCCCGGGCATCAATTGCCCGGGCATTTATTTTGGTTGCGAAACTCTGACCGGGGCCGCCAATGACAAAAATTTTTGGCAAGCGTTGCGAGCTTAAATAAACTTACTCAGCGCTGAAAAGGCGAGTGAAACAAGGAATACAGATCAGAGACCCATAGCAGCCATTGGCGCAGACGCAGCGAATAGGGGCGGTTTTTTTGTGCCCAGATACCAAAACCTCATTGAATTTTCTTGGTTAAGACGGACTGGACTTGCCGGAGAACGGCCTGCAGGTGTCGGAAGGCGGATTTACGTTTGTCGCATGCGAGGCTAAGTTGTTGAAATTAAACAACCCAGAACGCGGCCAAGACGTAGTTCTGCTGTCGGACGTCAGTGACTGTGGCGTTCCACGTGACATGACCTAAACGTTTCAATAGGTCATTTTAGGCTGGTGATATGAGAAAACGGCCTCGGATTTCTTCCGGGGCCGTTGGCAAGTCTGACAAGGACAGACGAATGAGATGGCGCTGGGCTGAAGACATTATCAGGCTTTGATGCGAGGGGCGGAAGGACGAAGCCGCTATTGCGGCAATGGCGTTTGTGGCTGGCGTTACGAGCCGACCCTTATGGCGCATATTTTGTGATCTTGCTGACCTGTTCGACGATTGGGGTTTCTCAATCTGATGACAGGAGGTTCCAATGACAGAGGAGAAGAGGAGCCCGCTGCGTGCGCGGATGATAGAAGACATGCGCATTCGTGGAAACCCAATGATGAGCAGCTTTCTGATATATCGTTTAAGCTTCTTGGTGATCCGTTCGAGACGATCTTTGCCTCCACTGGACGTGTTGAGCGGCGTTAGGCCCAGCCAAGCCGCCAAATCGCGTCCGGTCTCGAACTGTTTGTATCGCCGATGGTGACGGCGATATTCTCCAAGGCCGTGCTTTCGAGGCGCTGGGAGAAGCTCTACACACCGTTTTACCTGCTAAGTGGTGGAAAGCCGTCAGCATTGTTTATGAAACTGCTCGCCACCGGCTATCAACTTTGGATGCTATCGAACAAAGTGAACCCAAGCTGTTTGGGGGGCGCTCAACCCAGTAGTAAGATCAATCCAAGCGAACGAATCCTCTCTAAGCTATATTGTGTACTTTGACGGTTTGTCTTAAACAATGGTCATGGACAACCGAAAGTTGCCTTTGATCAACGGCATAGAGCACGCGGGGCAGGCTCTCAAGCAGCACAGGAAGGCAGTGGGCATGACGCAATTGGAACTAGCGCGCCTGTCCAATGTTGCTCAGTCTTCGATATCTGACATCGAGACGGGGACAGTGACACCTAGGTCATGTTGACAAAAGGCGGAACCATAGGCGGATTGACGTGATGTCGATGAAACCCAGAAAACTCTCAGCAGTTTTGTCATAACGGGTTGCGACACGGCGCGCGTTCTTGAGCTTGTTGAAGCACCGTTCGACCATATTGCGCAGCCGGTAAAGCGTATGATCCACTCCAACACGCATCTTGCGGGTCTTTCGCATCGGGATTTGCGGCTGGATAATGCGCTCGTTCATGTTTTCCCGAATGCGATCAGCGTCATATCCACGATCTGCCAGCAGCACTTTCGGCTCGGGCAGGTTGTCAGCCATGACAAGATCAAAGCCAAGGTAATCTGACGTTTGCCCCGGCGTGATCTCGGTTCTCATTGGCAACCCGTGCGCGTTGACGCAGAGGTGGATCTTGGTCGAAAACCCACCTCTTGAGCGGCCAAAACCCTGTTCCGGAGTCCCCCTTTTGCGCCAGCGGCTTGGTGGTGCGCGCGGATCACGGTGCTATCAACCATTTGCAGGGCGTCGGGGACGGCTCTGCTCTGGTTCAGGGCATCCAGGATATCCTCCCAAAGCCCTGCCAGGGTCCAGCGCCTGAACTGGCGGTAAACGCTGGACCATTTGCCGAACTCCTCAGGTAGGTCCCGCCACGGGGACCCGGTTCTGGATATCCAGAAAATCCCATCCAGAACAAGGCGGTGGTTGGCCGGTTTGCGCCCGTTTGCAGCGCGGATAGCGAGGATGAAGTGTTCAAAAAACGCCCATTCCTCATCCGTCATCAGATCTCGTGCCAAGCTGGTCTCCATCGAAGATACCAGCTTGAATCACGCCTGCGGTGCGTTGTGAATCCCTTTTGTCAACACCGCCTAGCCTGATTGAGCAGGACATTCGAACGATAGACATTTCGGAAGTTAAACGGACGTTGGGGGGAGCGCCGCTGCATCTTCTTGCGGGATGCCCGCCCTGCCAAGGTTTTTCCAGTGTACGCAAGCTAAACAAAAAGGCTAGCGTTCGGGATCCGAGAAATCAGTTGGTCGTAGAGTACTTCCGTTTTGTAGAAGAGCTGAAGCCACTTACACTGATGATGGAGAATGTTCCTGGTTTGGCCGACTACTATCTGTTCAAACAGATAGTTAAGAAGCTCAAGGCTATGGGATATTGGATCGACGTCCAGGTAGTAAACGTAAAGAACTACGGTGTGCCACAAAGTCGACGACGACTTGTAATGGTTGGATCTCGGCTGGGGGCGATCTCGGTTGCTGAAGGCTTTGAAGTGGAAACCACAGTACGTGATGCTATCTCTCACCTACCTACTCCGGAAGATTCGACTGATCCCATCCACAAAATTGTTGCCAAGCACAGCGATGCCATTAAGAAGCGTATTTCGCTGACACCGAAAGACGGTGGTAGTCGAAAAGACTTGCCAGCAGAATATACTTTGGACTGCCACAAAGACGAAAAGATCGGTTTCAATGATGTTTACGGCCGGTTGCGATGGGACACGATTTCCACGACTATAACTGGTGGTTGTTTGAACCCTTCAAAAGGAAGATTCCTTCACCCAGAGCAAAACCGGGCTATCACGCCCCGTGAAGCAGCTCTTCTGCAATCCTTCCCAGAGGATTATGTCTTCCCTGCAGATGTACGGAAACAATCTTTGGCACTGATGATAGGCAACGCACTTCCACCAGCGTTTAGCTTTGCGCAGTCTGCAAATATTGCTTCTCACCTAAGTGGGACGGAACAAATTCCGGGCTAAGTCGTGTTGACAAAAGGGATTCACGCCGCTCTCTGATCGTGATTCAAGCTGGTATCTGCGATGGAGACCAGCTTGGCACGAGACCTGATGTCGGACGAGGAGTGGGCGTTCTTTGAGCGGTTCATCTTGTCTGTTCGCGCCCCGAATGGGTGCAAACCCACAAACCACCGGCTTGTTCTTGATGGTGTTTTCTGGATTGCTCGGACAGGGGCACCATGGCGGGACTTGCCCGAAGAATTCGGAAAGTGGTCAAGTGTCTATCGGCAGTTCCGCCGCTGGACGCTCGCAGGTCTCTGGGAACAGATCCTCGAGGCGCTGACCGAAAGCCGGATCGTCCCTGACGCCCTGCAAATGGTCGATAGCACCGTGGTCCGCGCCCATCATCAGGCAGCGGGCGCTAAAGGGGGCCCCCGCGACAGGGTTTTGGCCGTTCAAAGGGTGGCTTCACGACCAAGATCCACCTCCGGGTGAATGCCGCCGGCCTGCCGATGCGAACGGACATCACCCCTGGCCAGACATCAGACTATCTCGGGTTCGATCTTGTCATGGACGACAATCTCCCCGAACCATTCGTGTTACTGGCCGACAAAGGCTATGATGCTGACCGCATTCGCGACGAGATGCGGGAACGGGCCATTCAACCAGTGATCCCCATGCGGAAGTCGCGAAAGAAGCGTGTTGGCGTTGATCGCCCACTGTATCGACTGCGGAACCTGGTGGAGAGATGCTTCAACAAGCTCAAGAATGCCCGCCGCGTCGCGACCCGCTACGACAAAACGGCTGAAAGCTTCCTCGGCTTCGTCGACATCACATCAATCCGCCTCTGGATCCGCCATTTGTCAACATGACCTAATAGTGCTCGAAAATCATTGAGTGCATCTTTTTGCTTATTTGTGAGCGTTTTGGATGATCCATCTCTCCCAACATCAAGGGCTGCTGCCAAGTGATGTTTTATTGTTCCCGATGTGGTCGGCCCGACAGCGATGACCATTGCATCGATCCCCGAAATAAGCTTGCGGTCCCAGCCATGCGAACCCAAATTTGGAGCTGTGTGAGCTGCCCCCTGAATTTCGGACACTGACGTAAGCTATGATTTGTTGTCTGCTGGTCTTCGACGAAGAGGAGATCAGAGATGTCGAAACGGAAGAACCACTCGCCCGAGTTCAAGGCGAAAGCCGCGCTTGAGGCTTTGAAGGGTGAGCGAACTGCGGCTGAGCTTGCCAGCCAATTCGGCGTCCATCCCACGATGATCCACAGCTGGAAACGCGCTCTGCTGGAAGGCGCGTCCGGCGTGTTTGAACACGGCGGAAAGAAGTCCCCAGAGATCGACGAGGAGCAGGTCAAAGAACTGCACGCGAAGATCGGGGAGCTGGCTGTCGCCAACGATTTTTTGTCACGAAAGCTCAAGCCGTGGACCGGCAAGTGAGGCGCAAGATGGTTGAGCCTGCCAATACCAACCTGTCGATTGGCAAACAGTGCAAGCTGCTGTCGATCTCGCGGTCGTCGTTTTACTGCACGCCCAAGGGCGAGACGGCGATGAACCTGATGTTGATGCGCCGGCTCGAGGAACAGTTCCTGGAAACGCCGTTCTTTGGTGTCCGCCAGAAGACTTGGCACCTCCGAAACGACGGGCACCTTGTGAACGAGAAGCGCATCCGACGCTTGATGCGGCTGATGGGCTTGATGCCGATCTATCAGAAACCAAACACCAGCAAAGCAGCGAAAGGGCACAAGACCTATCCCTATCTGTTGCGTGGTCTACGCCTGGAGCGTCCCAATCAGGTGTGGTGTGCCGACATCACGTATCTGCCAATGCGCAGGGGCTTTCTGTATCTGGCGGCGATCATGGATTGGCACACCCGAAAGGTGCTGGCCTGGCGCCTTTCGAACACGCTGGAAGCAGACTTCTGCGTCGAGGCACTGAACGAGGCCATCGCCAGGTTTGGCCCGCCGGAAATCATGAATACGGATCAGGGCAGCCAGTTCACATCTTTTGCCTGGACGAGCAGATTGCGCCGATCCGGCGTGCGGATCTCCCCTCTCGCGCATGCACACATGCGCTGCCGGGCAGCGGATGGATGGCAAGGGGCGCTTCCTCGATAACATCTTCGTCGAGCGGCTCTGGCGGTCGTTGAAATACGAATGCGTCTGCCTGCACGCCTGGGAGACCGGATCAGAGGCGAAGGCGGGCGTTGGGAAATGGATCGATTTCTACAACCGGAAACGCCCACACTCCGCCCTTGGCGGCAAACCCCCAGCCGTGGTCTTTTGGCTGAGAAAAGAAGAAACCCAAACCGATCAGCAGGAGCAGAGAGTAGCTTAACCTACGTCAAAACCTGTCCAAACATTGGGGAGTAGCTCAGTCCGATGGAGCGGTTATCGCCTATTCCGTGCGGCCTACGTATGGCGTGAGCGACGCGTTCTTCTAGGAGATGTGCCGAATCTCGGATCCAGCGCGGAAAGCAGGCTTCGTTGCTGACGTCCGCCTGCTGACGGAAGAGGGCCTGGACCCCGTCGAGCTGTTCGGGACATGCAGGGCATCTAAACTCTGGAGGCACTCAGGGATCGTGCCGGCTGCGGCGCCATGGGCTTCCGGGCGCTGATCCGGCTGATCCGGTCCCGCCATCTTCAGCTCGTCAGCCACGAGCGCATTTCCCCGAAATCCCAGGTCTTCAAAAGGGAGCAGGTCTGATGAAGCTGTCCTACGACTATAACAATGCAGCCGCGCAGGCGGCGTTCAAGCCGGTTGTGAACGTGCTGGACCCATCGGCAAACTCTACCACCTCAATCTCGACGATCGGCGAGCCCTGGAAGTTTTGCGCAACGGTGTGGAGCTGATCCGGATTCGGACAGAGCATCAGGCGGATAAAATCGCCTCCGGAATACGATCAAGCGTGATAACCAATGGGTTTTAACCCTAATGGCGTCCGAACCGGTCATTTCATTGATTGCCAACGCCAGATGTCACTTTTGGATAGTATTTTGTCCCATATGGACGTGGAACCGTTGTCAAACAACACGTAGTTGGCGTGAAGGAACCCAAATTCGGAGCAGCAAAATGACCTATCAGGCGCCGGTTCGCGATATCATGTTCAATATCGAGCATTTGTCTGACTGGCCCGGGGTTGCATCTCTGGCGGCTTATTCCGGGATCGAAACCGGGGATATCCAGGCAGCGCTGGAAGGGTTCGGGCGTTTTTGCTCGGACGTAATTGCTCCGCTTTCGGGCACCGGGGACGACACCGGAGCGCGGTTCGACGGTGAAAATGTCGTGATGCCCGAGCCATACCCGCAGGCATATGCGCAATACGCCGGGATGGGCTGGCAAAGCCTGCCGCACCCGGAGGAGTTTGGCGGGATGGGGCTGCCGCGGGCCGCAGGGGCCGCCGCGACGGAGATATTGAACGCAGCGGATATGAGTTTCGGGCTTTGCCCGCTTTTGACCGACGGGGCGGTAGAGGCGCTGTTGCTTACCGGCTCCGGCGCGCAGAAAAAGCGATACCTCGAGCCGATGATTTCCGGCCGGTGGTCCGGCACCATGAACCTGACAGAACCCCAGGCGGGCAGTGATCTGGGGCGCGTGCGGTGCAAGGCGGAACCCGGTGCGGATGGTGCGTATTCGATCAGCGGAACAAAGATCTTCATCACCTATGGCGCGCACAGCCTGACCGAAAACATCGTTCATCTTGTTTTGGCGAGAACCCCTGATGCCCCGGCCGGCCCAAAGGGGCTGAGCCTGTTCATTGTGCCGAGATTCCTGGTCCAAGAAGACGGATCGCTTGGCCGGCGCAATACCGTCCAATGTGTCAGTATTGAGCATAAATTGGGCGTCAGGGCGAGCCCGACCGCGGTTCTGCAATTTGAAGGCGCCACCGGTTTCCTGGTGGGAGAGGAGAACCGGGGCCTTGAATATATGTTCGTGATGATGCGGGCCGCCCGGTTTTCTGTGGGCGTGCAGGGGGTTGCCGTATCCGAACGCGCGTATCAGCACGCCTTGCGCTATGCGCAGGAGCGGGTGCAGAGCCGCCCGGTTGACGGCAGCTCCAAGGAGGCTGTGCCGATCCTTCAGCACCCGGATGTGCGGCGGTTGCTGCTGCGGATGCGGGCCTTGACCGAAGGCGGGCGGGCTTTGGCGATGGCCACTGCAGGATGGCTGGACCTGGCGCAGCACGCCGAGGCCGAACAGGCCGGCGAGGCGTCGGAGATGGCCGAATTTCTGGTGCCGCTGGTCAAGGGGTGCTGCACGGAACGGTCCGTGGAAGTCACCTCAATGGGTCTGCAGGTTCATGGCGGCATGGGGTTCATCGAAGAAACCGGGGTTGCGCAATTTTACCGGGATGCCAGGATTCTGCCGATCTACGAGGGCACGACGGCGATCCAGGCCAATGATCTGCTGGGCCGCAAAGTGCTGCGGGACGGCGGCAAGACCGCTCGCCGCTTTGCCGGCATGATCCAGTCGGTCGAGGCAGACTTGTGCAAGGGCAGCGCCAAGGCGCAGCTGGTTGCAGACCGGCTGGGGCAGGCGCGAGGCGCGTTTGAGGCCAGCCTTGCCTGGCTTCTGGAGACCGCGCCCAACGACCCCAATGCGGCTTACGCCGGCGGTGTTCCTTTTCTGATGCTGGCAGGCAATCTTGCCTCGGGCTGGCAGCTGGGCAGGTCGGTCCTGGCTGCTGAATCCAAGCTGGAACAGGGCGAAGACACAGCCTACATGACGCAGAAAATTGCCACCGCAGTGTTTTATGCACAGCATATTCTTGTGGAATGCGGAACCGAAAGCGCCCGGATCATCGACGGCAGCAATAGCCTGTTCGATGCCGGTTTCGAAATCTGAACAATGGAAATTCCCGGCCTGGACAGGGGCCGGACAGTAACGAAAAGGTCAGAACAATGTCGCAAGCAGCCAGTTCGCAAACCTATGAAAAGCTCGCCATTGAGCAGCGGGACAATGGTGTCTTTATTGTCTCGCTCAACCGGCCGTCCAAGCGAAATGCGCTGGATGCTGCCACGATTGAGGAACTCATTTGCTTTTTCAGCGGTGCGCATCGCAACGGGGTAAAGGCAGTGGTGCTGGCTGGCGCGGGCGACCATTTCTGTGCTGGCCTTGATCTGGTGGAGCACTGGAAGGAAGACCGCAGCCCGGATGACTTCATGCATGTCTGCCTGCGCTGGCACGAGGCCTTCAACAAGATGGAATACGGCGGGGTGCCGATCATTGCCGCCCTTCAGGGGGCGGTTGTCGGCGGCGGGCTTGAACTGGCCAGCGCGGCCCATGTCCGGGTGATGGATCAGACCACTTATTTTGCGCTTCCTGAAGGCCAGCGCGGTATTTTTACCGGCGGCGGCGCCACCATCCGGGTGTCCGACATGATCGGCAAATACCGGATGATCGACATGATCCTGACGGGCCGGGTGTATCAGGGGCAGGAAGCGGTCGATCTGGGACTGGCGCAATACATCACCGAAGGGTCCAGCTTCGACAAGGCGGTCGAGCTTGCCGATAAGGTCGCGCAAAACCTGCCGCTGACCAACTATGCCATCTGTTCGGCGATCAGCCATTTGAACAACATGTCGGGCATGGATGCGGCCTATGCCGAGGCTGTCGTGGCCGGCGTTGTGAACACCCAGCCCGCAGCGCGCGAACGGCTGGAGGCCTTTGCCAACAAAACCGCCGCGCGGGTGCGGCCCAACAGCTAGGCCGCGTAAACCAGCCGTCAGGCCGTGGCTTTGCACATGGCCTGATGCTGTTGGATAGCGGCCGGTAGCGGCGGGCAGGGGGCTGTTCACACTTGGTGCGGGCGGCACGTGCAAGATTCACTTGGTGCTTCGATCGGCCCGTATCTTGACATAACCGGTTTTGTGGTTATTTTGGCGTCATGACAATATCAAGCCACAACGCCCGCGCCCTTGCTGCCCTTGGCCACGATGCCCGTCTGGCCATCTTCCGCCTGCTGGTCAAAGCAGGCGAGGGTGGGCTGCGGGTTGGCGAAATTGCCGAACATCTGGGTTTGGCGCCCTCCACGCTGGCGCATCATCTGTCGGCATTGGTGGATGCCAGGCTGGTCGTGCAGGATAAGCGCGGGCGTGAGGTTTTCAACCGGGTAGATTACCCCGTCATGCTTGGCGTGGTGAATTTCCTGACATCCGAATGCTGCACAGGTGTGGCCCTGGCCTCCAAGAAGGAGAGCGCATGAAGTGATATGCTTTCTTTTTCGGCCTTAAATAACTATAAATCCGGTGATTTAGAAATGACAAATGCAACAAACGTTCCTCCAAGACCAGGTGTATCCCTCTGGCGGTTCTTCCTAGAGCAGCGGGTCTGGTTCGCCTCTGCCGCAATTCTGCTGCTGCTGGCCATTTTTGATCCGGCGCAATCCGCCGGCAGTGCTGTTTTTGCCGGGGCGGCGCTGGCGCATACGGCACCCTATCTGTTGTTTTCCATTGCCATCGCGGCCTGGGCAGGCGCCACCGGTGCAGACAATCTGGTGGCCAAGGCTTTTACCGGCAAACCGCTTCTGATGATTGCGCTCGGCGCACTGGCGGGCGGGTTGTCACCGTTCTGCTCTTGCGGGGTGATCCCGCTCATCGCCGCGCTTTTGTCGATGGGGGTGCCGCTGTCCGCCGTCATGGCGTTCTGGCTGGCGTCGCCGATCATGGATCCCTCGATGTTCTTTCTGACCGCCGGAGTTTTGGGTGTTGAATTCGCGATGGCCAAAACCGCAGCCGCAGTGGGGCTTGGCCTTTTTGGCGGCCTGGTTGTCCATTTGCTGAACCAGAGCGGCGCCTTGAAGGATGCGTTGCGTGACGGTGTCGGAAACGGCGGCTGCGGCGGAGCAAAACTGCGCGCGCCCAAGCCGGTGGTCTGGACATTCTGGACCGAGCCAGAGCGCCGGGCAAAATTTACCGCAACTGCATGGACCACGACGTTGTTCCTGGCCAAATGGCTGCTGCTGGCCTTTATTCTGGAAAGTCTGATGCTGGCCTGGATCCCGGCGGAAACAGTGACCTCCGCCCTGGGCGGCGAAGGGCTGCTGCCGATCATTACAGCAACGCTGGTTGGTGTCCCGGCTTATCTGAACGGCTATGCGGCGCTGCCGCTGGTCGGCGGGCTGATTGAGCAGGGCATGGCGCCGGGGGCAGGCCTTGCCTTTCTGGTGGCTGGCGGCGTGACCTCGATCCCCGCAGCGATGGCGGTATGGGCGCTGGCCCGTCCGCAGGTTTTTGCGCTGTACCTTGGCCTATCGCTCAGCGGAGCCTTTTCCGCGGGGCTGTTGTTCCAGCTCTGGCACGCGGTCTGATCTTGCCAGCCGGGGATGTGCCAGTGCCCTGGGGCGTCCCGCCAAAACCAGCGCGGGCGGGCGGGGCAGTAACCCAGTGGTTTCGCTCCGCCCAGGCGTGCTGCCTCAGGCCTTCACCCGGCTCATCGACGGGTCGTAGAGCGGGCTGAGCTGCACCTTGCAGGGGACCCTCTCAGCGGCGACTTCCAGCTCGTAGTCGCCGCTCAGAACATATTCTGCATCAACGCCATCTGAGTTGCGGATGTAGCCGTAACCAATGGATTGCCCCACCGTGTAGCCATAGCCGCCCGAGCTGAGCCAGCCGGCGCGCTGGCCATTGCGATAGATGGTTTCGCGGCCAAGGAGCACCACACCGGGATCGGTGGTGAAGCAGGCGAGCATCTTTTTCACACCCTTGGCTTTCTGCGCTTGGGCGGCGGCGCGGCCTTTGAAGGGCATGTCCTGCTTCAGCTTTACCGCCCAGCCAAGCCCGGCTTCGAACGGGGTGTGGTCCGGCCCGATGTCGGCCCCCCATGCGCGGTAGCCTTTTTCCAGGCGCAAGGATTCAATGGCGCGGTAGCCTGCGTTGATAAGCCCGTGCGGATGCCCGGCCCGCATCAGCGCGGTATAGACGGTCTGGGCGTATTCCACCGGCAGGTGCAGCTCCCAGCCCAGTTCGCCCACGTAAGTGACGCGCAGTGCCTGAACCGGGCAGCCCGCAATGCCGATGGTTCGGATAGTGCCGAACTTGAAGCCCTCGTTCGAAACATCGTCGCGGGTGACGGCGGACAGGATATCGCGCGCCTTCGGCCCCATTAGCGACAGCACCGCATTGGAGGAGGTGATGTCGAACAGCTGGCAGTTCAGGCCATCGGGGATGTTACGGCGGATCCAATCGAAATCATGGGTGGCATAGCCGGTGCCGGTGACGATGTAGAACTCGTCCGGCGCCACGCGGCCCACGGTCAGATCGCATTCGATGCCGCCTTTGTCATTCAGCATCTGGGTGTAGATCAGCGATCCCACCGGCTTGTTCACGTTATTGGCGCAGATCCAGTTCATCGCGGCCAGCGCATCCGGGCCTTTCAACGCGAATTTGGCGAATGATGTCTGGTCGA includes these proteins:
- a CDS encoding ABC transporter permease, whose product is MAHVNENIKSYKGFRSITLLCLAVLYAPLVIVTIYSFNASQSITNWEGISLRWYADVFTGPESEKFKVAAFNSFTIAIIAATASTTIATLAATAMVRGGNFKLRTVSFGLISLPLMVPEIVTAVATLIFFNAIGFTRGYMTILVAHIAFCIPFAYLPISARMQGIEDSFEQAAMDLYATKRQAFTKILMPLMAPGIVSGFLLAFIVSLDDFIITNFVKGAGVETLPTAIFGSVKQGIKPNIMAISTMLLSVSIVMVTISYFVSKSDNTK
- a CDS encoding extracellular solute-binding protein encodes the protein MKNLLKTSAAALALSVAANAAAAEGKLVLYHWFEYMPQEVLDKFTAETGIEVTMDTYDSNESMLATLKAGGMGTYDLAVPGDYMVSIMAGEGLLDTIADGELANKGNIVPEWADPSFDPGRASSIPYQWGSTSFAVNRDAYSGDIQTTAILFEPPAELSGKINMLDSQGEVMAMASLHLGIPQCSTDREQLKALNTMLQDAKQHWASFNSDTAKEVLVSGDAAVGQIYDGFAAKAREEGANVEYAYPTQGYVAWMDNVVLLKDAPNRDNALKFMDFLLEPENIAAVTNYAQYNAGVTGVAEHLDPALAAQPEKNPHADAGDGVFIEVCNQETQAVYDQIWTNLKK
- a CDS encoding helix-turn-helix domain-containing protein, producing the protein MTQLELARLSNVAQSSISDIETGTVTPRSC
- a CDS encoding DNA cytosine methyltransferase, giving the protein MRCESLLSTPPSLIEQDIRTIDISEVKRTLGGAPLHLLAGCPPCQGFSSVRKLNKKASVRDPRNQLVVEYFRFVEELKPLTLMMENVPGLADYYLFKQIVKKLKAMGYWIDVQVVNVKNYGVPQSRRRLVMVGSRLGAISVAEGFEVETTVRDAISHLPTPEDSTDPIHKIVAKHSDAIKKRISLTPKDGGSRKDLPAEYTLDCHKDEKIGFNDVYGRLRWDTISTTITGGCLNPSKGRFLHPEQNRAITPREAALLQSFPEDYVFPADVRKQSLALMIGNALPPAFSFAQSANIASHLSGTEQIPG
- a CDS encoding IS5 family transposase (programmed frameshift); translated protein: METSLARDLMSDEEWAFFERFILSVRAPNGCKPTNHRLVLDGVFWIARTGAPWRDLPEEFGKWSSVYRQFRRWTLAGLWEQILEALTESRIVPDALQMVDSTVVRAHHQAAGAKRGPPRQGFGRSKGGFTTKIHLRVNAAGLPMRTDITPGQTSDYLGFDLVMDDNLPEPFVLLADKGYDADRIRDEMRERAIQPVIPMRKSRKKRVGVDRPLYRLRNLVERCFNKLKNARRVATRYDKTAESFLGFVDITSIRLWIRHLST
- a CDS encoding acyl-CoA dehydrogenase; the protein is MTYQAPVRDIMFNIEHLSDWPGVASLAAYSGIETGDIQAALEGFGRFCSDVIAPLSGTGDDTGARFDGENVVMPEPYPQAYAQYAGMGWQSLPHPEEFGGMGLPRAAGAAATEILNAADMSFGLCPLLTDGAVEALLLTGSGAQKKRYLEPMISGRWSGTMNLTEPQAGSDLGRVRCKAEPGADGAYSISGTKIFITYGAHSLTENIVHLVLARTPDAPAGPKGLSLFIVPRFLVQEDGSLGRRNTVQCVSIEHKLGVRASPTAVLQFEGATGFLVGEENRGLEYMFVMMRAARFSVGVQGVAVSERAYQHALRYAQERVQSRPVDGSSKEAVPILQHPDVRRLLLRMRALTEGGRALAMATAGWLDLAQHAEAEQAGEASEMAEFLVPLVKGCCTERSVEVTSMGLQVHGGMGFIEETGVAQFYRDARILPIYEGTTAIQANDLLGRKVLRDGGKTARRFAGMIQSVEADLCKGSAKAQLVADRLGQARGAFEASLAWLLETAPNDPNAAYAGGVPFLMLAGNLASGWQLGRSVLAAESKLEQGEDTAYMTQKIATAVFYAQHILVECGTESARIIDGSNSLFDAGFEI
- the dmdD gene encoding methylthioacryloyl-CoA hydratase (part of the dimethylsulfoniopropionate catabolism pathway), whose amino-acid sequence is MSQAASSQTYEKLAIEQRDNGVFIVSLNRPSKRNALDAATIEELICFFSGAHRNGVKAVVLAGAGDHFCAGLDLVEHWKEDRSPDDFMHVCLRWHEAFNKMEYGGVPIIAALQGAVVGGGLELASAAHVRVMDQTTYFALPEGQRGIFTGGGATIRVSDMIGKYRMIDMILTGRVYQGQEAVDLGLAQYITEGSSFDKAVELADKVAQNLPLTNYAICSAISHLNNMSGMDAAYAEAVVAGVVNTQPAARERLEAFANKTAARVRPNS
- a CDS encoding ArsR/SmtB family transcription factor, encoding MTISSHNARALAALGHDARLAIFRLLVKAGEGGLRVGEIAEHLGLAPSTLAHHLSALVDARLVVQDKRGREVFNRVDYPVMLGVVNFLTSECCTGVALASKKESA